A section of the Candidatus Omnitrophota bacterium genome encodes:
- a CDS encoding site-specific DNA-methyltransferase — protein MSNQKANFKTERELQEAILQEKARGTPDLEIGQKYGVTFSYIERLITKSQGVNVSSLSVSKKIKRLQPKEFREEQTTVWSFKQRGNWATHSGEYRGNWSPYIPRNVILKYSKPGELVLDYFCGAGTTAVECKLLGRKCIALDINDKAIELAKKNVDFSIESQLLT, from the coding sequence ATGTCTAATCAAAAAGCAAATTTCAAAACTGAAAGAGAACTCCAAGAAGCGATCTTGCAAGAAAAGGCAAGAGGAACACCCGATTTAGAAATAGGTCAGAAGTATGGGGTTACATTTAGCTACATTGAGAGGCTTATTACAAAATCACAAGGAGTTAATGTTAGTTCATTATCCGTTTCTAAAAAGATAAAAAGACTGCAACCGAAGGAATTCAGAGAAGAACAAACAACGGTTTGGAGCTTTAAACAAAGGGGGAATTGGGCTACTCATAGCGGAGAGTACAGAGGCAATTGGTCTCCTTATATTCCAAGAAATGTTATTCTCAAATATTCAAAGCCTGGCGAGTTAGTTTTAGATTATTTCTGCGGTGCTGGAACAACTGCTGTAGAATGTAAACTTTTAGGTAGAAAGTGCATAGCACTTGATATTAACGATAAAGCCATTGAATTAGCAAAAAAGAATGTAGATTTTAGTATAGAATCACAGCTGTTAACTTT